A DNA window from Allokutzneria albata contains the following coding sequences:
- a CDS encoding phosphatidylinositol-specific phospholipase C/glycerophosphodiester phosphodiesterase family protein, with product MQAFRRIAVLVLAILGVLASATAPGVAGPRVKPLAQAHAHNDYEHERPLFDALDNGFTSVEADIYLVNGALLVGHDPWDLRPDRTLQSLYLEPLRKRVTDNQGKVHAGRPGLFQLLVDLKNTGAATYTELDRVLRSPRYAFMFTQYISGKIVRNAVDVVVSGDRPRELMSGQQHRFAFYDGRMTNPSDLGPGADAKLAALVSDNWTKLFTWNGVGQMPTAEKAKLREIVTIAHKAGQRVRFWATPDAPGAEREAIWRELVTFGVDHLNTDDLSGLRAFLTRG from the coding sequence ATGCAGGCATTCCGTCGCATCGCGGTCCTCGTGCTGGCGATCCTCGGAGTGCTTGCAAGCGCCACGGCACCCGGCGTGGCCGGGCCGCGCGTCAAGCCCCTTGCCCAGGCCCACGCGCACAACGACTACGAGCACGAGCGCCCGCTCTTCGACGCCCTCGACAACGGCTTCACCAGCGTCGAGGCCGACATCTACCTGGTGAACGGTGCCCTGCTCGTCGGGCACGACCCCTGGGACCTGCGGCCGGACCGCACTCTCCAGTCCCTGTACCTGGAGCCGCTGCGCAAGCGCGTGACCGACAACCAAGGGAAGGTCCACGCCGGTCGGCCGGGCCTGTTCCAGTTGCTCGTCGACCTGAAGAACACCGGCGCCGCCACCTACACCGAACTGGACCGGGTGCTCCGCTCGCCGCGCTACGCGTTCATGTTCACCCAGTACATCTCCGGCAAGATCGTTCGCAACGCCGTTGACGTGGTCGTTTCCGGGGATCGTCCCCGTGAACTGATGAGCGGTCAGCAGCACCGCTTCGCCTTCTACGACGGCCGCATGACGAACCCGTCCGACCTCGGCCCGGGGGCCGACGCGAAGCTCGCGGCCCTCGTCTCCGACAACTGGACGAAGCTGTTCACCTGGAACGGCGTCGGGCAGATGCCGACGGCGGAGAAGGCGAAGCTGCGGGAAATCGTGACGATCGCGCACAAGGCCGGGCAGCGGGTCCGCTTCTGGGCGACGCCCGACGCGCCGGGCGCGGAACGCGAAGCGATTTGGCGAGAACTCGTCACCTTTGGAGTGGACCACCTCAACACGGACGACCTGAGCGGACTGCGAGCGTTCCTCACAAGGGGCTGA
- a CDS encoding helicase-associated domain-containing protein yields MSGHSLVDWLRAQDEQALVELLRARPDLATPPPPNTGVLATRAGMRASVVRACEDLDAFTRTVLDALVVAGADTAPQPLTRINRLLGKGVPAARTKAAVQRLRELAVAWGPDTALSVVPAGTEVTPQFPGNLGRPAPQLDELDLPELLDGLDPAERRLLETLAAGPPIGRTKDAGRAVPLERAENPVQSLMARGLLLRRDNETVELPRQLGLLLRGDRPMGQVQVTQPELTVTGREVSTVDATAAGAALELLRHVEGLIALWSAEPPGVLRSGGLGVRDLRRLAKELDVEEARAALLAELALDASIIDNSGGSEPEWVPTTHADSYLAAAADQQWATLAVGWLELPRLPALAGRRDERDKLLNPLSNELRRPNAVRERHRVLGVLAELPPGSCVGDVEQLVAALAWRAPARGGRLRDDLVRWIIDEATALGIVALGGLSTAGATLLNEGPGEAAKRMSDSLPEPIDHVLVQADLTVVAPGRLEPELAADIALVADVESAGGATVYRLTDRTVRRALDAGRSAAELHELFAKRSRTPVPQSLSYLIDDIARKHGQLRGGPAGSFLRCDDPALIAEVLANPDIARLELRRIAPTVLVSPLALIDVLDGLRESGYAPAAEGPDGAVVDLRPAGHRIPGRPQGTKRLFSPARPSVEQLASVVRQIRAGDRAADAPRGAAVSTAALGTAATMALLQEAADTGRSVWVGFVDSNGTASQQIVTPVRVAGGVLEAFDAVVGLVRRFPLHRITSTAVVED; encoded by the coding sequence ATGTCCGGTCACTCTCTCGTCGACTGGCTGCGCGCGCAGGACGAGCAGGCTCTCGTGGAGCTGCTACGGGCGCGCCCGGACCTGGCGACCCCTCCCCCACCCAACACCGGCGTGCTGGCGACCCGAGCAGGCATGCGCGCGTCGGTCGTGCGCGCGTGCGAGGACCTGGACGCCTTCACCCGCACCGTGCTCGACGCGCTGGTCGTCGCCGGGGCCGATACCGCCCCGCAGCCGTTGACCAGGATCAACCGTTTGCTGGGCAAGGGCGTGCCCGCCGCGCGGACCAAGGCGGCCGTGCAGCGGCTGCGCGAGCTGGCCGTGGCGTGGGGACCGGACACCGCGCTCAGCGTGGTGCCCGCCGGGACGGAGGTCACCCCCCAGTTCCCCGGCAACCTCGGCAGGCCCGCCCCGCAGCTGGACGAGCTGGACCTGCCCGAGCTGCTCGACGGGCTCGACCCGGCCGAGCGCAGGCTGCTGGAGACCCTGGCCGCGGGCCCGCCGATCGGGCGCACGAAGGACGCCGGGCGCGCCGTGCCGCTGGAACGCGCGGAGAACCCGGTGCAGAGCCTCATGGCTCGTGGCCTGCTGCTGCGCCGCGACAACGAGACGGTGGAGCTTCCCCGTCAGCTCGGTCTGCTGCTGCGCGGCGACCGGCCGATGGGCCAGGTGCAGGTGACCCAGCCGGAACTGACGGTCACCGGACGTGAAGTGTCCACTGTGGACGCAACGGCGGCCGGTGCCGCGCTCGAACTGCTCCGGCACGTGGAAGGCCTGATCGCGCTGTGGTCCGCGGAACCGCCCGGCGTGCTGCGCTCCGGCGGGCTCGGCGTGCGGGACCTGCGCAGGCTGGCCAAGGAACTGGACGTCGAGGAGGCGCGCGCGGCCCTGCTCGCGGAGCTCGCGCTGGACGCCTCGATCATCGACAACAGCGGCGGCAGCGAGCCGGAATGGGTTCCGACGACGCACGCCGACTCGTACCTGGCCGCGGCCGCGGACCAGCAGTGGGCGACGCTGGCGGTGGGCTGGCTGGAGCTGCCGCGGCTGCCCGCGTTGGCCGGACGCCGGGACGAGCGGGACAAGCTGCTCAACCCGCTCTCGAACGAACTGCGCCGCCCGAACGCCGTGCGCGAGCGGCACCGGGTGCTCGGTGTGCTCGCCGAGCTGCCGCCGGGTTCCTGCGTCGGCGACGTCGAACAGCTCGTCGCGGCACTGGCATGGCGGGCGCCCGCGCGGGGCGGACGACTGCGCGACGACCTCGTGCGCTGGATCATCGACGAGGCGACCGCGTTGGGAATCGTCGCGCTCGGCGGCCTGTCGACAGCGGGGGCCACACTGCTCAACGAGGGCCCCGGCGAGGCGGCCAAGCGGATGTCGGACTCGCTGCCCGAGCCGATCGACCACGTCCTCGTCCAGGCGGACCTGACGGTCGTGGCGCCGGGCAGGCTCGAACCCGAACTGGCCGCGGACATCGCCCTGGTCGCGGACGTGGAGTCGGCGGGCGGCGCAACGGTCTACCGGCTCACCGACAGGACGGTGCGGCGCGCGCTGGACGCCGGGCGCTCCGCGGCGGAGCTGCACGAGCTGTTCGCGAAGCGCTCGCGGACTCCGGTGCCTCAGTCGCTGAGCTACCTGATCGACGACATCGCCAGGAAGCACGGGCAACTGCGCGGCGGTCCCGCCGGGTCCTTCCTCCGGTGCGACGATCCCGCGCTGATCGCGGAGGTCCTGGCCAACCCGGACATCGCGCGCCTGGAACTGCGCCGCATCGCACCGACCGTGCTGGTCAGCCCGCTCGCCTTGATCGACGTGCTGGACGGGTTGCGGGAGAGCGGCTACGCGCCCGCGGCCGAGGGGCCGGACGGGGCCGTCGTGGACCTGCGTCCGGCCGGGCACCGCATCCCCGGCCGTCCCCAGGGCACCAAGCGGCTGTTCTCACCCGCCCGCCCGAGCGTGGAGCAGCTGGCGTCGGTGGTGCGGCAGATCCGGGCGGGCGACCGGGCGGCGGACGCGCCCCGCGGAGCCGCGGTCTCCACGGCGGCGCTGGGGACGGCGGCCACCATGGCGCTGCTCCAGGAGGCCGCGGACACCGGCCGGAGCGTGTGGGTCGGCTTCGTCGACTCCAACGGCACCGCGAGCCAGCAGATCGTCACGCCGGTGCGGGTGGCGGGCGGTGTGCTCGAAGCCTTCGACGCCGTGGTCGGGCTGGTGCGCCGGTTCCCCCTGCACCGCATCACCTCCACGGCCGTGGTCGAGGACTGA
- a CDS encoding DUF742 domain-containing protein: MTTGPGFSSDRFDYREWALGGFRYDEPEDDGETTGAAPQEPPLLSPRDGLGGTGLFGGPGADLFGGGMVDESPIPAVPAQQVVDEPDPFTESGSLVRPYTRTGGRTRPDYDLAIEALISTSDRGRERDAAVLPEHRSICGLCLETRSVAEVAAHLRLPLGVVRVLIGDMAGLGLVMIHQSGLVMGDRPSLAFLERVLSGLRRL; the protein is encoded by the coding sequence ATGACGACGGGACCCGGGTTCTCCAGCGACCGCTTCGACTACCGGGAATGGGCGCTGGGCGGATTCCGCTACGACGAACCCGAGGACGACGGCGAGACCACCGGTGCGGCACCGCAGGAGCCCCCGCTGCTGTCGCCGCGCGACGGCCTCGGCGGTACCGGCCTGTTCGGCGGGCCGGGTGCCGACCTGTTCGGCGGCGGGATGGTGGACGAGTCCCCGATCCCGGCCGTGCCCGCACAGCAGGTGGTGGACGAGCCCGACCCGTTCACCGAGTCCGGTTCGCTGGTCCGGCCCTACACCCGGACCGGCGGACGCACGCGGCCCGACTACGACCTGGCCATCGAGGCGCTGATCTCCACCAGCGACCGCGGCCGGGAACGGGACGCGGCCGTGCTGCCGGAGCACCGGTCGATCTGCGGGCTCTGCCTGGAGACCCGATCGGTTGCAGAAGTCGCCGCGCACTTGCGTTTGCCACTGGGCGTGGTACGCGTATTGATCGGTGACATGGCGGGCCTCGGCCTCGTCATGATCCACCAGAGCGGCTTGGTCATGGGGGACCGGCCGTCCCTTGCGTTCCTCGAAAGGGTGCTCAGTGGCCTCCGCAGGCTCTAA
- a CDS encoding NAD-dependent malic enzyme translates to MPVPGPGYSITVRVEAPPSASAAGDLTSSIGKVGGVITAFDVVESHSDRVVVDITCNTLSGDHATVITDALSVLPGVKVRKISDRTFLMHLGGKLEISSKVALRNRDDLSRAYTPGVARVCQAIAANPEDARRLTIKRNTVAVVTDGSAVLGLGNLGPAAALPVMEGKAVLFKKFAGVDAWPICLDTQDTEEIIRTVELIAPVYGGINLEDIAAPRCFEIEARLREKLDIPVFHDDQHGTAIVVLAALRNALRVVGKNIEDCRIAVCGVGAAGSAIIRLLLKQKPGDIIAVDIDGIVHTEREGLVDENLRWIAENTNAHKMSGTLHEALVGADVFIGVSAPNLFGAEQVATMAENAIVFALANPDPEIDPLEAQKHAAVVATGRSDYPNQINNVLAFPGVFRGLLDAHAHTITDDMLVAAAHAIADVVDGDRLNASFIVPSVFDNAVAPAVAEAVRAAAVQAKG, encoded by the coding sequence ATGCCGGTTCCGGGGCCGGGTTATTCGATCACCGTGCGTGTCGAGGCGCCGCCGTCGGCGAGCGCCGCGGGCGACCTCACGAGCTCCATCGGCAAGGTCGGTGGCGTGATCACGGCCTTCGACGTCGTCGAGTCGCACTCCGACCGCGTCGTCGTGGACATCACCTGTAACACGCTCTCCGGCGACCACGCCACGGTGATCACCGACGCGCTCTCGGTGCTGCCGGGCGTGAAGGTCCGCAAGATCTCCGACCGCACCTTCCTGATGCACCTCGGCGGCAAGCTGGAGATCTCCTCCAAGGTCGCGCTGCGTAACCGCGACGACCTGTCCCGGGCGTACACACCGGGTGTCGCCCGGGTCTGCCAGGCCATCGCGGCCAACCCGGAGGACGCGCGCAGGCTGACCATCAAGCGCAACACCGTGGCCGTGGTCACCGACGGCTCCGCCGTGCTCGGCCTCGGCAACCTCGGCCCCGCCGCCGCCCTGCCGGTGATGGAGGGCAAGGCGGTGCTGTTCAAGAAGTTCGCCGGCGTCGACGCCTGGCCGATCTGCCTGGACACCCAGGACACCGAGGAGATCATCCGCACCGTCGAGCTGATCGCCCCCGTCTACGGCGGCATCAACCTCGAGGACATCGCGGCCCCGCGCTGCTTCGAGATCGAGGCCAGGCTGCGCGAGAAGCTGGACATCCCGGTCTTCCACGACGACCAGCACGGCACCGCCATCGTGGTGCTGGCCGCGCTGCGCAACGCCCTGCGCGTTGTCGGCAAGAACATCGAGGACTGCCGGATCGCCGTCTGCGGCGTCGGCGCGGCCGGTTCGGCGATCATCCGGCTGTTGCTCAAGCAGAAGCCGGGCGACATCATCGCGGTGGACATCGACGGCATCGTGCACACCGAGCGCGAGGGCCTGGTCGACGAGAACCTGCGCTGGATCGCGGAGAACACCAACGCGCACAAGATGAGCGGCACGCTGCACGAGGCGCTGGTGGGCGCGGACGTCTTCATCGGCGTCTCGGCCCCCAACCTCTTCGGCGCGGAGCAGGTCGCCACCATGGCGGAGAACGCCATCGTGTTCGCGCTGGCCAACCCGGACCCGGAGATCGACCCGCTGGAGGCGCAGAAGCACGCGGCCGTCGTGGCCACGGGTCGCAGCGACTACCCGAACCAGATCAACAACGTGCTGGCCTTCCCGGGTGTCTTCCGCGGACTGCTCGACGCGCACGCGCACACCATCACTGATGACATGCTCGTCGCTGCCGCGCACGCGATCGCGGACGTGGTGGACGGTGACCGCCTCAACGCTTCGTTCATCGTGCCGAGCGTGTTCGACAACGCCGTCGCCCCCGCGGTCGCCGAGGCCGTCCGCGCCGCCGCGGTGCAGGCGAAGGGCTAG
- the moaC gene encoding cyclic pyranopterin monophosphate synthase MoaC yields MAEELTHVDEAGAARMVDVSGKQPGARLAVATGVLRTTDEVVSLLRRDGLPKGDALATARIAGIMGAKRTPDLVPLCHPIALSGVLVDLHAEGSEVRITATVRTTDRTGVEMEALTAVTVAGLTLHDMVKAVDPAATLDGVRVERKEGGKTGLWTRPEGR; encoded by the coding sequence GTGGCGGAGGAGCTGACCCACGTCGACGAGGCCGGTGCGGCCAGGATGGTCGACGTGTCCGGCAAGCAGCCGGGCGCGCGGCTCGCGGTCGCCACGGGCGTGCTGCGCACCACTGATGAGGTCGTCTCCCTGTTGCGCAGGGACGGTCTGCCCAAGGGCGACGCGCTGGCTACCGCCAGGATCGCCGGGATCATGGGCGCCAAGCGCACCCCCGACCTCGTGCCGCTGTGCCACCCGATCGCGCTGTCCGGAGTGCTCGTGGACCTGCACGCGGAGGGCTCCGAGGTCCGGATCACCGCCACCGTGCGGACCACCGACCGCACCGGCGTCGAGATGGAGGCGTTGACCGCGGTCACCGTCGCCGGCCTTACGCTGCACGACATGGTGAAGGCGGTCGACCCGGCGGCGACCTTGGACGGCGTGCGCGTCGAGCGCAAGGAAGGCGGCAAGACCGGCCTGTGGACGCGCCCGGAGGGTCGATGA
- a CDS encoding GTP-binding protein: MASAGSNPHTPDTRQATTSAKIVVAGGFGVGKTTFVGSVSEIVPLTTEAVMTEASVGVDDLSATPGKVTTTVAMDFGRVSLDQDLILYLFGTPGQHRFWFMWDDLVRGAIGAIVLVDTRRLADAFASIDFFDDRQLPYIVALNCFDGMLHHRVEDVRDALTIDDSVPIVTCDARTKESTKHALITLVEHAMRQWMTVGA; this comes from the coding sequence GTGGCCTCCGCAGGCTCTAACCCGCACACCCCGGACACCCGGCAGGCCACGACCTCGGCGAAGATCGTCGTCGCCGGTGGCTTCGGTGTGGGGAAGACGACGTTCGTCGGTTCGGTCTCGGAAATCGTTCCGCTGACCACCGAAGCCGTGATGACCGAGGCCAGCGTCGGCGTCGACGACCTCTCCGCGACGCCGGGCAAGGTCACCACCACGGTGGCGATGGACTTCGGCCGCGTCTCGCTGGACCAGGACCTGATCCTGTACCTGTTCGGCACGCCCGGCCAGCACCGGTTCTGGTTCATGTGGGACGACCTGGTCCGCGGCGCCATCGGCGCGATCGTGCTGGTCGACACCCGCAGGCTGGCCGACGCCTTCGCCTCCATCGACTTCTTCGACGACCGGCAGCTGCCCTACATCGTCGCGCTGAACTGCTTCGACGGGATGCTGCACCACCGCGTCGAGGATGTCAGGGACGCGCTCACCATCGACGACTCGGTCCCGATCGTCACCTGCGACGCGCGCACCAAGGAGTCCACCAAGCACGCGCTGATCACCCTCGTCGAGCACGCGATGCGGCAGTGGATGACCGTGGGCGCCTGA
- a CDS encoding molybdenum cofactor biosynthesis protein MoaE, whose protein sequence is MTTRTAKVIVASNRAAAGVYEDKTGPVIQSWLSAKGFSVPAPVVVPDGDPVATALRAAVADGVDVVITTGGTGISPTDGTPEATRSVLDYEIPGLADAIRAQGLPKVPTAVLSRGVAGVAGRTLVVNLPGSTGGVRDGLDVLDGVLDHAVEQLRGGDHAASSESSAQVLRAVVTESPLDVTEHADLVASHTAGAVVTFSGVVRDHDGGRRVRELEYSGHPSAEKVIAEVAADVAARHPKVYALAVSHRIGDLGIGDSALACAVSAAHRREAFVACADLVDEVKLRLPIWKRQLFADGTEEWVNCP, encoded by the coding sequence ATGACCACGCGAACGGCCAAGGTGATCGTGGCGTCGAACCGCGCAGCGGCGGGCGTCTACGAGGACAAGACCGGTCCGGTCATCCAGTCCTGGCTGAGCGCGAAAGGCTTCTCCGTGCCCGCCCCCGTCGTCGTTCCCGATGGCGATCCGGTCGCCACCGCCTTGCGCGCCGCGGTCGCGGACGGGGTGGACGTTGTGATCACTACGGGCGGCACCGGGATTTCGCCGACGGATGGCACTCCTGAGGCGACTCGGTCGGTGCTGGACTACGAGATCCCCGGCCTCGCGGACGCGATCCGCGCGCAGGGCCTGCCGAAGGTGCCGACCGCGGTGCTTTCGCGCGGAGTCGCCGGCGTCGCGGGTCGGACCCTCGTGGTGAACCTGCCCGGCTCAACCGGCGGCGTGCGTGACGGCCTGGACGTGCTCGACGGGGTTCTCGATCACGCGGTCGAGCAGCTGCGCGGCGGTGACCACGCCGCGTCTTCCGAGTCGTCGGCCCAGGTGTTGCGCGCGGTGGTGACGGAGTCGCCGCTGGACGTCACCGAACACGCCGATCTCGTGGCCAGCCACACGGCGGGCGCCGTTGTCACGTTCTCCGGCGTTGTCCGGGACCACGACGGCGGTCGCAGGGTGCGCGAGCTGGAGTACTCGGGTCATCCGAGCGCCGAGAAGGTGATCGCCGAGGTCGCCGCGGACGTGGCCGCCCGGCACCCGAAGGTCTACGCGCTCGCCGTCAGCCACCGCATCGGTGATCTCGGGATCGGCGACTCCGCCCTGGCGTGCGCGGTCTCGGCCGCCCACCGCCGTGAGGCGTTCGTCGCGTGCGCTGATCTCGTCGATGAGGTCAAGCTACGACTGCCCATCTGGAAGCGCCAGCTTTTCGCGGACGGAACCGAAGAGTGGGTCAACTGCCCCTAG
- a CDS encoding transglycosylase family protein, translating into MARLAVAGAVAAAPFVVTAGTASAAPNWDALAKCESGGNASINTGNGYSGLYQFKQSTWLAYGGGAYAKNAHQATAAQQTEIAARLLAARGPGQWPACTKKTGWHNGSGGGGGGAVKSKPVSKVTKKAAPKPAATPAPAAAPVQTKNGADYTVVAGDTLSKIAAAQNVAGGWQAVFERNKDVIKDANLIFVGQQLDLK; encoded by the coding sequence GTGGCTCGCCTGGCTGTCGCCGGCGCCGTGGCCGCGGCGCCATTCGTCGTGACCGCAGGCACCGCCTCGGCCGCCCCGAACTGGGACGCCCTCGCCAAGTGCGAGAGCGGCGGCAACGCCAGCATCAACACCGGCAACGGCTATTCCGGCCTTTACCAGTTCAAGCAGTCCACCTGGCTGGCCTATGGTGGTGGCGCTTACGCGAAGAACGCCCACCAGGCGACCGCTGCACAGCAGACCGAGATCGCAGCGCGTCTTCTCGCGGCACGTGGCCCGGGCCAGTGGCCGGCCTGCACCAAGAAGACCGGCTGGCACAACGGCAGTGGCGGCGGCGGTGGTGGTGCTGTCAAGTCGAAGCCCGTCTCGAAGGTGACCAAGAAGGCTGCTCCGAAGCCGGCCGCGACCCCCGCGCCCGCCGCTGCTCCGGTTCAGACCAAGAACGGTGCTGACTACACCGTGGTTGCCGGTGACACCCTGTCCAAGATCGCCGCGGCGCAGAACGTCGCGGGCGGTTGGCAGGCCGTGTTCGAGCGCAACAAGGACGTCATCAAGGACGCGAACCTCATCTTCGTCGGGCAGCAGCTCGACCTGAAGTGA